The region atattatttttacatAATtttcaaactgatatgtgacacgtattaatgccaaaataaaatgcaaaacaggcaagctcccccaaaaaaagtatttttaatatatatatatatatatatatatatttttttttttttgcaaaaaatgtcGGGCTCAAaaccccacctgccctgaatgacgggtcgcacTGTATCATGCTACCAAAACATACATTTATACCAACATTTTAGAATACAAGTAAGAATACAAGTAACGTTTTGCTTGACACATCAACAAAAACATGCTTTTGATGGAAAACATCCATAGATGCTGTTAGAATGAAATAGCCTAAAATGGTGTGAGGCATGGTTTTATTAAATAGTTGTATTATTGTTAAATGTTAATTGACCATTTTAGCAGAGAGAACTTGATGCATTGCAAAAATTGCCACACATGGACATGAATCCAAAAATATGTTTTGCTTCATCAGGATGCAACATTTGTTTTAAACAAGATGTCTCCTTTAATTCAACAGAGAGTAAAGATAATTTCACCCACCTTCTCAGATAGGAATCACAGTTCTTGACAGGTTTTGCCTCTTTCTTCACGCCATCTGGTGCCCATGCTATGGATGTATCTATCCCCACATCTACTCTGCCTGCAGCTCCAGAAGATATAGGCATCTCTGCTTCTTCTACAACGACTACATCTCACACTGCAAAAACTAAAACATCGCACAAACACCTAAGTCTAGGGACTTAGAAGAGTATAGCTGGTATCCTAAGCCTTGTGTACAAATTTGTCCGTCCAGTTCTGCATCTGTTTTGACCAGGAGAATGTGGTGGCTGTCTGGCAGTGGAGTTTTACAAAAGAGTTTGTTGTTGTATCCACGACAACCAAAGCCTAAATGACTGGAACCAGAgtcacatataaatatatggctcTGACTGGAACTACACAGCCTCATTGAAGTGTGGCCCTTTCTCCTGAATGTGCCTAAAAAAAGTCCTACTTGGGGTATTAATCTAAATCTTGCACGCTTTGAGGCGGATATGGATGTGGGAGGGGACTAAGGGGACTAAATATGTTGAATTGAGTATGTTTTGCTTTATTTTATAGTGTTCAGGTGTAGTTTGTGAGTTTTGTTTCCGGTTCCGTGTCAGTCAGCTGTCAGAAACAAGAGTTTGTACAACTATAAAGATGACAACGCTTTCATTGAACTGCAACATCTGAATGGGACCtggacagtcgtgaagagggcatgacaaaaccttttccctctcaggagactgaaaagatttggcatgggtccccaggtcctcaaaaagttctacagcagcaccatcgagagcatcctgacctgttgcatcaccacctggtatggcaactgctcagcatctgtcacatcctgaccattgtttgctttgtatgtttctatgttttgtttggtcagggtgtgatctgagtgggcattctatgttggatgtcttgtttgtctgtttctgtgtttgggcctgatatggttctcaatcagaggcaggtgttagtcattgtctctgattgggagccatatttaggtagcctgttttgtgttgggttttgtgggtggttgtctcctgtgtcagtatTTGTACCACACGGGAATGTTtcgggttttcacgtttcttgttttgtagtttattcatgtatagtttcattattaaagaaccatgaattataacaacgctgcattttggtctgcctctccttcccaggaagaatcccGTAACAGCATCTGCTCAGTAAGGTGCTACATAGGGTAGTGCGtatagcccagtacatcactggggccaagctttctgccatccaggacctctataccaggcggtgtctgaggaaagcctataaaattgtcagagactctagttacccaagtcatagactgttttctctgctaccgcacggcaagctgtaccggaacgccaagtctaggaccaaaaggctccagcttctaaccccaagccataagactgctgaacaattaatcaaatgtccaccggactatttacattgcccccccttccatttgttttgtacactgctgctactcgctgttcattatctgtgtatagtcacttcacccccacctacatgtacaaattacctcaactaaatggtacccccgcacactgactcggtaccggtatcccctgtatataggctcgttattgttattttattgtgttactttttattatttttttactttagttcatttggtaaatattttcttaactcttcttgaactgcactgttggtttagggcttgtaagtaagcatttcacggtaatacacttgttgtattcggccaatgtgacaaataaagtttgatttgatttgaaacaagcCTAAACATTTCACAGACAGGTGTTGAGTTTtgaaaatgtctttaatgtattGGCAAAAGACGAGCACAGAGGAGATTCCAGTTCTGCCCTATCAGGTGTCAGAAGGTCTTTAGGACTCCTCCTTCTCGTCTCCGTGTGTAATGATGTAACACAGTGACTTGTAGTCGATGTTGCCGGCCACGTCAATTGGAGCCACAGAGAAGGCCTGATCCACCTGAGGATTTCATCAGGAGAGTGGGGTTAGGCAACTCGTTGGGAAAGGATCAAAATAAATGTGAACAGATATTGATTCTACTGTCCTTGTAGGACTGTACTACTGATTGAatgattgatctctctctctctctagtaattTGTCAActgtgtgatttaaaaaaaaaaagtattcttGTTAAGGAGGTAAGAAGGAGTTAGACATTACCAACCTCATCTGCTGTGAATTTATCAGCCTGGTTCATCAATAATCGTctaaacctaaaaaaaaaaaacatttttgaaaagacagaacaaatcgAATAAACTAACATTATACTCTACGTCATTGTACAGTTTGGCAAACTAGGAAGAGATTCAAATGATACTGACTCATCCTTGTTGACGAAGCCTGTGCCGTTTGGGTCAAAGAGCTTGAAGGCTGCGAGGATGGTGTCCTCAGGGTCTGTGCCTGTAGAGGGAGAGTCACGGTATATTTCATAGTTCAGcttgcacggacacacacacacacacacacacacacacacacacacacacacacacacacacacacacacacacacacacacacacacacacacacacacacacacacacacacacacacacacacacacacacacacacacacacacaatccagccTAATAACCAACAGTGTAACCCACATTATATGACATAACATCATAACATTGATATCAGGACATTCATACAGAGGAAACACTGATGAATGACTGTCCCTATGGCAAGATTAAAAGAGACTCAGCCTTCTAATTGTGAAGTAGATTGTGTGAGATGCCGAGGGATCTCACCATTGAGTTTCTCCCCAAACAAAGAGAGGAAAACGGTGAAGTTGATGGGACCCTTCCCCTCGTTCAACATCTCATCCAGCTCCTCATCCTTTACGTTCAACTTTCCTGGGAAACAAAAAACCAAATGATTATACCAACATATGCACATGAAcgtatgcacacagacacacatacatttgTAAAGAGACTGAATACCTAGCTGTCCATAGGTTTCCCTCAGATCCTGTTTTTTGATGACACCATCTCTGTCTTGGTCAATACAGCCGAAGGCCTGGAGACAGACACAGTACAACCGTAAGTTAGTAACAGTGGTGTAAGGTAACTAGTATAAATACTTTGAAGtgctacttaagtactttactattaatatttttgagaacttttacttttacttctatACACGatccctgacatccaaaagtacttgttacatttcgaTAGCAATATAATCAAATTCACGTACCTATCAACATAAGTTATGTTGCTCTatattggatcactccaatatgGTATCCTTCCACACAGCAGCATACATTCCAAGTAAGGAATGCAGATTATTCCTGTGTACCTGGTGGTGCTGAGGCTGACCCTCTTAAATAGCTGTCGCCGCACtacttcctcctcttcctatatTTAGTCTCATTCCAGAGTTGATTCGCTTGGTAAGAGCTCTATGTTAGAGTATATGAGGGCAGAAGTATACCCACAGCTATTCAATAGCTtggagcagctagctagctagcctctcCATCTGGGTGctctactgcccccccccccctccccacacgtTTGGCTTGTGTCATCTCGTTTGGGTTTTGTCGTTGTTTGTATTACTTGTGACAGAGTGTACCAACAAGGGGTGATACTCGGTTTAGTCGCTGAGGGTTTGTCTTAGTAGACTGTGTGACTTGTCTATCCACCGGCACCCTCTTCGGTTTTAGCCTTCGGGTTCGGCGACCACGCCTACCCCGCAAGATCGGGAGACTGTATGTTTTGCACCAGCGGACTTGCACTTCTCACATGATAGTGAGCTAGGTGTCACGAGGCAGCACGTTTTCATCTCTCACAAGGCgcagctaaacaccttcttcactcactttgaggataacacagtgccgcTGACACTggccctctctctcgttctctcgttctccgtggccgacgtgagtaagacatttaagagtGTTAAGCCAGCCctgacagcatccctagccgcgtcctcagagcatgcacagaccagctggatgaAGTGTTTGTGGACATATTcgatctctccctatccctgtccttgcttcaagatgtccaccattgttcctataCTCAAGAACGCAAACGTAACTAAACTAAATGACTAtgctccgtagcactcacttctgtcatcatgaagtgctttgagaggctagttaagggtcatatcacctccaccttacccgacaccctagacccactgcaatttgcatactgccccaatagatccatggatgatgcaattgccatcgcactgcacactgccctgtcccatctgcACAGGAGGTATATCTATGTAAGAAAGCTGGTCATGGACTACAGCTGAGCCTTCCacaccatagtaccatccaagctcatcattaagcttggggccctgggtctgaaccccaccctgtgcaactgggtcctttACATCCTGACGGACCGCCACAAGGCGGTGAAGGTAGGCGACAACACCTTCACTATGCTGGTCCTCAAAACTAGGGCctcacaagggtgcatgctcggcaccctcctgtactccctgttcgccCATGACTccgtggccacgcacacctccaactcaatcatcaaatttgcagaggacacaacagtgataggcctgattaccaacaatgatgagacagcctacagggaggaggtgagggccctggcagagtggtgccaggaaaataacccgagccactgcctgttcacaccgttaaaatccagaaggtgaggtcagtacaggtgcatcaaagctgggaccaagagactgaaaaacagcttctatctggaGGCTGTTAaatagccggcctccgcccagtaccttaccctgaacttagtcactgttactagtcggctaccacccagttactcaaccatgcatcttagaggctgctgccctatgtacagacatggaacactggtttacatactgtttaacccatttaaaatgtatatactgtattctagtcaagtccatccttttcaactattgctgtacatatactattctatccatgtattattcagatatactatatagtctatccacatactgtccattatttctatacagtacatcccaaccacaggttggtggcaccttaattgaggaggaACCGCTCATGGTAaggctccccaaatacaggtgtgccaagcttgtagcgtcatgtccaagaagtctcaaggctgtaaatgctgacaaaggtgcttcaacaaagtactgagcaaagggtctgagtacttttgtaaatgtgctatttcagttttttttaattttttataaatttgcaaaaaaatatttaatcaattttagaataaggctgtgatgtaataaaatgtggaaaaagtcaaggggtctgaagattttctgaatgcactgtatgtatagagaaatgcttgtgttcctagctccaacagtgcagtaatatctaacaatacgcacaaatctaaaagtgaaagaatggaattaagaaatagagaaatattaggacgagcaatgtcggtgTCCAGAGTATGTATATATTTAGATGCACCTGTACAGGTGGACCTGTTTGCAACTCAGGAAAACACTCATTTCCCCAGCTGGTTCTCGATGTCGGACCCTACAGGCCCTCTGGGTCTGGACACCCTCGCTCACGATTGGCTTTACGTGTTCCCACCATTTCCCCTGATCACAGCTATGCTAGACAGGGTCATTTTGATGGGCCACCAGCTGCACTTGATAGCTCCATCATGCTGGCCGAGACCACCATGGTTCAGCCTCCTGTTGTCCCTCTTGTCGGGGACTCCATGGCAGCTGCCCCTGAGGCCCAACCTGCTCTTTCAGACACTGTGGCATCCGGACCCGCACCGCCTCCAGCTTTGGGCTCGGCCTCTGAAAGGCGTTAGTGGACCAGTCTAACCGTGGTCACATACATAACCTTTGTTGTCATCCCTAGCGCCTCTTAACTGGCTTACTCAATAAACACAAATAgagcatttgtaaattatgtttgagtTTTGAAGTGTGTCCCTGACTGTTCCGAAAATAAATGTTGTCTTTTCATTTGCttcatataaggaatttgatgtgtAGAATTGacttgtacttttactcaagaatgaCAATTAATACTTAAGTCCATTTAAaacagatacttttagacttttactcaagtagaattttgctgggtgactttcacttctacctgagtcattttctatgaaggtatctttgcttttactcaagtagaattttgctgggtgactttcacttctaccggagtcattttctatgaaggtatctttgcttttactcaagtagaattttgctgggtgactttcacttctacctgagtcattttctatgaaggtatctttgcttttactcaagtagaattttgctgggtgactttcacttctaccggagtcattttctatgaaggtatctttgcttttactcaagtagaattttgctgggtgactttcacttctacctgagtcattttctatgaaggtatctttgcTTTTACTCAAGTTTGATAATTGAGTACTTTTTTCACCAGTGGTTATCTTGCTTTTGATTGGTTTTACCTTCatcataaaataaataattattatcCAAATGTATTTATCACTTATATTTAAAGCAGTTTCCTCTGACGTTTAATGTCTATGAACCAGCAATCCAAACTACCAATATAGCACTTTTATGAATTAGACCGTGAAAGTGTAACTATACCTCCTTAAACTCCTGTATCTGGGACTGTTCGAACATGGAGAAGACATTGGAGCAGCTCTTCTgggctcctctctgtctcttattAGCAGCCTTCTTACTGGCCTGAGAAACCAGGACAAATTGACAGACACATGATCTTTGCTGTCACTCAGTCTGaccagagtgagaggagagagggagtcaaACAAAAGCACTTACATAAACATGTAATAATTGAACCATGTATTCTACGTGAAAGAGTATTGAGTGATGAATTCAAACATGTCACATACATTTTAGCCTCTTCTTCTTACACTAAAACATCCTAGTTTTACTTGACCAAGGTCATCCAAAGTCGGTGTGATTTAAATTCAATTCAGCATGATTTACTTTCTAAGGACTTATATTTGTAATCAAAACAGTAGGATATTATAAAAGGGCTTTGAACACTGTAAAAGGAGTTCCAATAGAAAGCTGACACCAGATTTACTCTCTACATAGTCAAAAACGCTTCTAATATTGTATCACAACAATTAACTCCATTCCAGATCAATATTCCAGAGATATATTGCTCAAAAGAAAAGTTAGATGGCAAACGATGAATAATATGGAGAATGTCATTTTTCTACTCACCATGTCAGTGTGTGGTGCGATGTCTCTCTTGGTCCAGGACTATGTGTGATTAGTGGGGAGGGTTTATATGTATGGCCCATGTTATCTTCTGCCCTCCTATAATAAGCCTGCAGTGGGTGCCATAGTCCCTTACATGGCcatctctaacctctctctgtgGGAACACGATAAGGACCCAAGGACCAGGATTCCACTGGGGTGGTAgaaggagatagggagagatataATGCAGGGGGAGGGGTGATacaatgagagaagagaggggagagagagagagaggggaggtggatgTGCAGAGATACGGTGAGAGCGGGGATGGCGGGATATGGCAAACGAGGAGGTGGGATTTAGAGGATTGTGGGTATTATGTGATGCAATGTGAGTAGTCAGTAAAATCTCTACCGATGAAAAGTTGAGATGTTACCCATTGGTATGGCTGTTGTTTATACTCTTATTTCAGTTGTGTTGGGTGTTTGCCTGATTTTGTGTTACTCACCTACTCTAAGACTTTGCTGAACATAAACTTTACAGTTATTTATGACACCAAAGTATGTGGTCATGTACAGCAAAAGCCTAAATGTTTTATGAGGATAGACACAAaagaaattgatttttttttatagcaACTTTATTTACAATAAACAAAGCACATTCTCATTCTTAGATATACATATTAGCAATTAAGACCTAAACTCATCATACATACCTTTTATAAAGAAGCATTTCATCTCCCACTAACAGTAAGTGAAAGACTAAACTGCAATACATTTGAAACGTATAATCCTTTACTTTTGAGTTACTGTATCTAAGGTAACATCTCTGGATTGTACAGACATCAGCAAACTGAAAACATACAGATATTATAAATCAATGTCAATGCTTTTCACATGAACGTTATATTACAGTACTAACCAGGCTTCAAACACCTGCAATCGGTGGTAGCTTGAGAACATGTTATAACAAGGGTTCAGTActtgctgtgacacaccacctgTGCATTGTGGGTACTCCAGGAAATGTACAGagactctgtataatactgtacactaGGAAAAATACTGATTTAACCTGCCTCTTTGTTTTCCATAGTGTGTGCTGTGTGGTAGGGTTATATGTCAGTACAATGAGTTCTCCACACATATATTCCCTCTCTCACCAGTGAGGAGGGATGCTTTACTCTGTGAGGGCCTCGAAAAAAGGGTTGGGTGACATTAGATGGGAGGGGGTTCTTAATTGGACAACAGTCCATCCTCTCCTCGactcttctgtcctcctctcctgtgCGACCTGGAAACCGATAAGTGGTCAAGGAGAGAGTTAATTTGTTTGTAGGCGAACAGAGGAGTGTCCTCCTCACTTCTATAGCTTCCTCTCGCGAAGGATACTGAAGCGCATCCTCCGCGGCAGAGTTTTGAAATCTGCCCCCTTTGATTCAGCTGTTGTTCACTTGGAGGAGAAAGCATGCACATATTTCAAAACAATACTTGTAgttttatctataaaatgtctaGCACAACTAGCTACATTAGTTTTTACTACTTTACGCCTCTGTAAACGTCATTTGTTTCCATgtttcctcccttcctctcctcgaTTACCgttgacctttttcaaaaggaggcgaggtgaggatggaggagaggatgcgAGTTGAGCAAAACCAATTGAGATTCTCCAGAGTCATTTACTGTGGGGGTTCAGTTCAGCCTGGTTCACCTGTATCACCCCCTATAGGTGGGAGGCTGTTACGACCCTCTCACTGTGTCAGCATGCACGCTGCCATCTTACAGGCTACTGCAGAGATAAGTGCTGCCCCCCGGCCACTCCCTTCCTCTGATTGGATGAAGGTGATGTCACAGTGAGGCGTCAGCTCACGTACAACTTTGTGGAACCTGTCTTGGAAACTGTGGAGGGAGATCAACATCAGGGTTAGAATAAAATCCATCACATTTTTACTAGATATGACTAGCATCATTTGTATGTTACAAACTTAgtgaccctctgtctctctctctctgcctctccctccccctcctcaccagGGGTGGAGTTTGTAGACGGAGCCGTCAACGCCCACGGTGATCTTCAGCACCTCCTGGCTGCGGCGTTCTCTCATGCGATTGATTACGGCGGCTAACCCCGCTCCACACATATGTGCTGCCCGCGTGGACACGCTCTCACACGCCAGACGCACTATGTCACAGTCCATCTCCGAGGGCAACACGCCCAGCGTGGACAGGATGTTGTAGATCTGCTTCCTGTCACCAGAGTcactgagaaacacacagggtGAGAATACACACAACATTTACTAAGGAACCAAGACTTACTGAGCGTAGCTTTACTGTCTCACACAGAAGACTGACACAAACTGTGTTGCTGTAATTCTAATAGTGTTGACAGATGTTATTGTCATTTCACTGTTGTGTCTTGACCCCTCACCTCTCTATCTGGGAGACATAGCGCGTCTCAAAGCTGCCGCGAGTCTTCAGCAGGTCAGAGGCTTCCCCGTTAAACAGCAGCTCTTCATTCACCAGCTTCAACAATACCACCCTCACCAGCTCTCCCATGTACTTCCCACTGATCAACTTCTCGTAGCTacagacagatggaggagagggggggagacagtagAGGGAAGCCGCAGGGCagaggaggtggatggagagagagtcgTGCGTCACATAACACGTGAACCTATATATATATCCCTGTCATCATAATTTCCCAGCTGGGCTGAAGAATAAGAAGGATTGCAAAGCAGGAGAgcgatctctccatctctctgtcgttgtgagtggagagagagataaagtgctAGGGTGAGTGAGGCTCAGCTCCTCGGTTGCCTGTGTGAAGAGACTGTCAGAGCAAACGGTAAACAGCCATTAGCCTGGTTGAGCACTGGACAGGAGCTCATTAATCTGACCCTGACGTATATGGGCCTGCCACTGGCCACAGCCAGGAAAACAACCTGGTTACCTAGCGACCACACAGGCTGTAGGTCAGCCAGGTGAGCGTCATAGACAGGTgagggagagaacaagagagagagagagaggcacgttTCCACCTGTGCTTATCCTCAGGCTGCTTGTGCAGTGTGTCACAGAAACATGTGCAGTGTCACAGAAACATGTGCAGTGTGTCACAGAAACATGTGCAGTGTCACAGAAACATGTGCAGTGTCACAGAAACATGTGCAGTGTCACAGAAACATGTGCAGTGTGTCACAGAAACATGTGCAGTGTGTCACAGAAACATGTGCAGTGTGTCACAGAAACATGTGCAGTGTGTCACAGAAACATGTGCAGTGTCACAGAAACATGTGCAGCGTGTCACAGAAACATGTGCAGTGTCACAGAAACATGTGCAGTGTGTCACAGAAACATGTGCAGTGTCACAGAAACATGTGCAGTGTGTCACAGAAACATGTGCAGTGTGTCACAGAAACATGTGCAGTGTCACAGAAACATGTGCAGCGTGTCACAGAAACATGTGCAGCTCTCAGAAACACATTGGACTCTTACTTACTTTGACCTTCTAAGAATGTCTGGATACACGTGCAGTATTAGCTGGAACTACTAGTAAAAAATATagtgaaagcaggtgcttccacacaggtgtttCCTTAATTAATTaagcatgtataaaaatgcccagttacccattattttgtctaccatggctagaagaagagatctcagtgactttgtacagaggggtctcaaaggaccatagggggtttaaagagagagagtgtgtgtgtgtgtgtgtgtgtgtgtgtgtgtgtgtgtgtgtcaccagagggcatagggggtttaaagggtgtgtgtgtgtgtgtgtgtgtgtgtgtgtgtgtgtgtgtgtgtgtgtgtgtgtgtgtgtgtgtgtgtgtgtgtgtgtgtgtgtgtgtctcagtcaccagatctcaacccaattaaacacttatgtgagattatggagcggcgcctgagacagtgttttccaccaccatcaacaaaaatttatcgtggaagaatggtgtcacattcctccaatagagttccagacacttatgCCAAGGTGCATATAAGCTGTTCTGGTGGCTTGTGGTGGACCAATGCCCTATGaaaacactttatgttggtgtttcctttattttggcagttacctctaGGTACTACTTTCAAGAATCGATTAATTTAGGCACTTTTATGTCTATGAAATGTTTAATCACGAGTGGAGATTGGAACACCCTCTAAACTTAGAAGGGCCTGGTTGATTCTTTGTGAAACAGACAGCTCTCCAGTACTCACAGTTGTTGTCCAGGGTTGAGTGATGTCTCATCCACCACCCTGTCGTACTCCAGTCTGAATTCCTCTAGCTCTCCGTTGGCACCGAAGGCCCCCCACTCTGTGTTCACACacatcctcccctcttc is a window of Oncorhynchus mykiss isolate Arlee chromosome 11, USDA_OmykA_1.1, whole genome shotgun sequence DNA encoding:
- the LOC110536311 gene encoding hexokinase-4 isoform X2; the protein is MKRMMREMDRGLRVETHQESSVKMLPTYVYSTPEGSEVGDFLALDLGGTNFRVMLVKVGEDEERGWKVETKHQMYSIPEDAMTGTAEMLFDYIAECISDFLDRHHIKHRKLPLGFTFSFPVRHEDIDKGILLNWTKGFKASGAEGNNVVGLLRDAIKRRGDFEMDVVAMVNDTVATMISCYYEDRSCEVGMIVGTGCNACYMEEMRTVELVEGEEGRMCVNTEWGAFGANGELEEFRLEYDRVVDETSLNPGQQLYEKLISGKYMGELVRVVLLKLVNEELLFNGEASDLLKTRGSFETRYVSQIESDSGDRKQIYNILSTLGVLPSEMDCDIVRLACESVSTRAAHMCGAGLAAVINRMRERRSQEVLKITVGVDGSVYKLHPCFQDRFHKVVRELTPHCDITFIQSEEGSGRGAALISAVACKMAACMLTQ
- the LOC110536312 gene encoding myosin regulatory light chain 2, atrial isoform → MASKKAANKRQRGAQKSCSNVFSMFEQSQIQEFKEAFGCIDQDRDGVIKKQDLRETYGQLGKLNVKDEELDEMLNEGKGPINFTVFLSLFGEKLNGTDPEDTILAAFKLFDPNGTGFVNKDEFRRLLMNQADKFTADEVDQAFSVAPIDVAGNIDYKSLCYIITHGDEKEES